The following proteins come from a genomic window of Micavibrio aeruginosavorus EPB:
- the recQ gene encoding DNA helicase RecQ, which yields MFAHTQNAPAHTPDTVLKTVFGYDSFRGHQQAVIEHVMAGGSCCTLMPTGAGKSLCYQIPALCRPGVGIVVSPLIALMQDQVNALRELGIRAAALNSSLSWQEMQEALSAMQNGQLDLVYIAPERLVTDAILNILDHIDIALIAIDEAHCVSQWGHDFRPEYRMLSALRDRYPHVPCIAVTATADAPTRRDIMAQLKLDQIFVAGFDRPNIRYDVAVKDNPKKQLLAFLQDRPRGESGIIYCLSRRKVDETAQWLLDQGYTALPYHAGLDARTRANHQNRFLKEEGVIIVATIAFGMGINKPDVRFVAHLDLPANIEAYYQETGRAGRDGLPATTMMLYGLQDVALRRQMITNSDAPDEQKRVEHHKLTALLGYCEAAHCRRQILLQYFGDDAAPCGNCDSCLSPQQSIDGTIPAQKILSCIHRTGNMFGGKHIIDVLTATPTPQTDKHSHDQLSTWGIGTDIDRRTWESFIRQMVAANLIFVDLEGHGGLKMTTDGMQFLKDKATLQLRLPREKESRQSKSREAGNALAELENDADRVLFESLKALRLSIAREANLPPYVIFHDKTLIAMATRRPIYMDSMAQIPGVGQSKLDRYAPAFLDVIRQAG from the coding sequence ATGTTCGCCCATACACAAAACGCACCCGCCCACACCCCCGACACAGTCCTTAAAACCGTGTTCGGTTATGATTCATTTCGCGGGCATCAGCAGGCGGTGATTGAGCATGTGATGGCGGGGGGGAGTTGTTGCACCCTGATGCCCACCGGCGCGGGGAAGTCGCTGTGTTATCAGATTCCGGCCCTGTGCCGCCCCGGTGTAGGCATTGTCGTGTCGCCGTTGATCGCATTGATGCAGGATCAGGTGAACGCGCTGCGCGAATTGGGCATTCGGGCGGCGGCATTGAATTCTTCGCTGAGCTGGCAGGAGATGCAGGAGGCGTTGTCCGCCATGCAGAATGGGCAACTTGATTTGGTGTATATCGCACCGGAACGGTTGGTCACGGATGCGATCCTGAATATTTTGGACCATATCGACATTGCCTTGATCGCGATTGATGAGGCGCATTGCGTATCGCAATGGGGCCATGATTTCCGGCCCGAATACCGGATGTTGTCGGCGTTGCGCGATCGGTACCCGCATGTGCCGTGCATTGCCGTGACCGCAACCGCCGACGCGCCAACACGTCGCGATATTATGGCGCAGTTAAAACTGGACCAGATTTTCGTCGCCGGGTTTGACCGCCCGAATATTCGATATGATGTGGCGGTGAAGGATAACCCGAAAAAACAATTGCTGGCGTTCTTACAGGATCGCCCGCGTGGGGAAAGCGGCATTATCTATTGCCTGTCCCGCCGCAAGGTGGATGAAACGGCGCAGTGGCTGTTGGACCAAGGCTACACGGCCCTGCCCTATCATGCGGGGCTGGATGCGCGCACGCGGGCCAACCATCAAAACCGTTTCCTGAAAGAAGAAGGCGTTATTATTGTCGCCACCATTGCCTTTGGCATGGGGATTAACAAGCCCGACGTGCGATTTGTGGCGCATCTGGACCTGCCCGCGAATATCGAGGCGTATTACCAGGAAACAGGACGCGCCGGACGCGATGGTCTACCCGCAACCACCATGATGCTGTACGGGTTGCAGGATGTCGCCCTGCGCCGTCAGATGATCACCAATTCCGATGCACCGGACGAACAAAAGCGCGTGGAACACCATAAGCTGACCGCATTGCTCGGCTATTGCGAGGCCGCCCATTGCCGTCGCCAGATCCTGCTGCAATATTTCGGAGACGACGCAGCACCGTGCGGGAATTGCGATTCATGCCTGTCGCCGCAGCAAAGCATTGACGGAACCATCCCGGCGCAGAAAATCCTGTCGTGCATTCATCGCACCGGGAATATGTTTGGCGGAAAGCATATTATTGACGTTCTAACGGCAACACCAACACCACAGACCGATAAACACAGCCATGACCAGCTCAGCACCTGGGGCATTGGCACCGACATTGATCGTCGCACATGGGAAAGCTTTATCCGCCAGATGGTCGCCGCCAACCTGATCTTCGTTGATTTGGAGGGGCATGGCGGATTAAAGATGACGACGGATGGAATGCAGTTTCTGAAAGACAAAGCCACGTTGCAGCTCCGCCTTCCGCGTGAGAAGGAAAGCCGTCAAAGCAAAAGCCGCGAGGCTGGAAACGCGCTGGCCGAGTTGGAAAACGACGCCGATCGGGTGTTGTTTGAATCGCTCAAAGCCCTGCGCCTGTCAATTGCGCGCGAAGCCAATTTACCGCCCTATGTTATTTTCCATGACAAAACTTTAATCGCCATGGCCACACGCCGTCCCATTTACATGGATTCCATGGCACAAATTCCGGGTGTGGGGCAATCCAAACTGGATCGGTACGCGCCCGCATTTCTGGATGTGATCCGACAGGCTGGTTAA
- a CDS encoding class I SAM-dependent methyltransferase, translating to MTNFFTADISKSYDERNNKLAAIADNMHFLIRLLLKDLPTDARILCVGVGTGAEILSLARAYPKWSFVGVDPSMEMLEVCKQNLKNAGISNPCELIHGYIHDVSNTEKFDAVLSILVGHFIPRDERIAFYTDMQQRLKTGGYFINTEISSDLNSAEFPDMLRAWKTLQMQMGGTDDSIKNIPHLLKNILSVTSPEETENFIRSSGIEQPVRFFQAFMIVGWFGIKG from the coding sequence ATGACTAATTTTTTCACTGCAGACATTTCGAAATCCTACGATGAGCGAAACAACAAGCTTGCCGCCATTGCGGATAATATGCATTTCCTGATCCGTCTCCTGTTAAAGGACCTGCCCACCGATGCACGGATTTTGTGTGTTGGGGTCGGGACCGGAGCCGAGATTCTGTCACTGGCCCGCGCATACCCCAAATGGTCATTCGTTGGCGTTGACCCATCAATGGAAATGCTGGAGGTATGCAAACAGAATTTAAAGAATGCAGGCATTTCCAACCCCTGTGAATTGATCCATGGATATATCCATGACGTTTCCAATACAGAAAAATTTGACGCGGTCCTGAGCATCCTTGTCGGACATTTCATACCGCGTGATGAACGGATTGCATTCTACACGGACATGCAACAGCGATTGAAAACAGGCGGATATTTTATCAATACAGAAATCAGCTCCGATCTGAATTCCGCGGAATTTCCGGATATGCTACGCGCATGGAAAACGTTGCAGATGCAAATGGGGGGCACAGACGATTCAATCAAAAACATTCCACACTTACTAAAGAATATTCTTTCCGTCACATCTCCAGAGGAAACGGAAAATTTCATTCGCTCCAGCGGGATTGAACAGCCGGTTCGGTTCTTCCAAGCGTTTATGATTGTCGGATGGTTTGGAATAAAAGGATAA
- a CDS encoding molybdopterin molybdotransferase MoeA, translating to MLSYYDAVQLLQKMALSVAPLVETVPLAEGIGRICAQDVHAPIDIQPFDNAAMDGFAVKVHDVEGATEDHPVRLRKCGVVAAGRNTDHVALEAGTCLHVMTGAAIPDGVEAVVQIEDVCVEGDIVRFMRPATAGQHIRRAGEDFMQGDRLLSCGDTITVAHILPLATLGVATVTVFKKPKVLFIPTGTEIVDDLSQSLQHGEIYNSNKFYTVAFLASCGADVVVHDTIRDDVGAFVDALRQIDGQGYDVIVSSGAVSSGSFDFVRDGLEQAGAEVLYHKIKLKPGKPNLLARMPGGGVYFGLPGNPVATAVGLRFFVAEYLKTMRRQNAYEPVYARVVNGFYKKSGLHMILKGRMEYWDDGSITVDILDGQESFKTSPFLNMNCWVHMPEDADTIKSGDVIETFPLNI from the coding sequence ATGTTGTCTTATTACGATGCTGTACAGCTTTTGCAGAAGATGGCGCTTTCTGTGGCGCCGTTGGTTGAGACCGTTCCCCTCGCGGAGGGGATTGGGCGTATTTGTGCCCAGGATGTGCATGCGCCCATTGATATACAGCCTTTTGATAATGCTGCCATGGATGGCTTTGCCGTAAAAGTCCATGATGTAGAGGGCGCAACAGAAGATCATCCCGTTCGGTTGCGAAAATGCGGGGTTGTCGCGGCGGGGCGGAATACAGATCATGTGGCTCTTGAGGCAGGAACCTGTCTTCATGTTATGACCGGGGCTGCGATTCCCGATGGGGTTGAGGCTGTTGTCCAGATTGAGGACGTGTGTGTAGAGGGTGATATTGTTCGCTTTATGCGCCCGGCAACAGCGGGCCAGCATATTCGGCGTGCCGGCGAAGACTTCATGCAAGGTGATAGGTTGCTTTCTTGCGGAGATACCATCACGGTTGCTCATATATTACCTTTGGCGACGTTAGGCGTTGCCACTGTAACCGTTTTCAAAAAACCAAAAGTTTTATTCATTCCAACTGGAACCGAGATTGTGGACGATTTGAGCCAGTCTTTGCAGCATGGCGAGATTTATAACTCAAATAAATTTTATACAGTCGCGTTTCTTGCTTCTTGTGGTGCTGATGTTGTGGTGCACGATACAATCCGTGATGATGTTGGGGCTTTTGTGGACGCACTCCGTCAGATTGATGGTCAAGGGTATGATGTTATTGTTTCCTCTGGCGCTGTTTCAAGCGGGAGTTTTGATTTCGTCCGTGATGGTTTGGAACAAGCGGGTGCTGAGGTTCTGTACCATAAAATAAAATTAAAACCGGGAAAGCCGAATTTATTGGCCCGGATGCCTGGGGGAGGCGTGTATTTCGGGTTACCGGGAAATCCTGTCGCAACAGCGGTAGGGTTGCGTTTTTTTGTTGCGGAATACTTGAAAACCATGCGGCGGCAAAATGCGTATGAGCCGGTTTATGCGCGCGTTGTAAATGGGTTTTACAAGAAATCCGGTCTGCATATGATTTTGAAAGGGCGTATGGAATACTGGGATGATGGATCCATTACTGTTGATATTCTCGATGGTCAAGAATCATTTAAGACCAGCCCGTTTCTCAATATGAATTGCTGGGTTCATATGCCGGAGGATGCTGATACGATAAAATCTGGCGATGTTATTGAAACGTTCCCTTTAAATATTTAG
- a CDS encoding Crp/Fnr family transcriptional regulator has protein sequence MQKILSHSVMQEYGPSHLLVQQGDTPEGIYLVIEGTLKTFRLNEDGGEAVIRLLEPGGTCMEAVLFMGGPSPIAAQTLTKCKLMLMPERIVRQHVLDDSQFAVNILRIVTRHYKGAMHQIDAMNIKSPLQRVGYYFLSKHIEAGHDDLEFTLPFKKQIIANYLGMTPETFSRTLKQMQAMGINVSDEKIRMKDAYSLCHFCDSDTAAMCPRHDNGCGTCPLN, from the coding sequence TTGCAAAAAATTCTCTCGCATTCTGTCATGCAGGAGTATGGCCCCTCCCATCTCCTTGTCCAACAAGGGGATACGCCCGAAGGGATATATCTCGTTATCGAGGGAACCCTGAAAACCTTTCGCCTAAACGAAGACGGTGGCGAGGCGGTTATCCGGCTTCTTGAGCCGGGAGGAACTTGTATGGAGGCCGTTCTTTTTATGGGGGGCCCCTCACCCATCGCTGCGCAGACTCTGACAAAATGTAAATTGATGCTAATGCCGGAACGAATCGTACGCCAACACGTTCTGGACGATTCACAGTTCGCAGTAAACATCCTGCGTATTGTCACGCGCCACTATAAGGGCGCGATGCATCAGATTGATGCCATGAACATCAAATCCCCTTTACAGCGGGTCGGATATTACTTTCTGTCCAAACATATTGAAGCGGGGCACGATGATCTTGAGTTCACATTGCCATTTAAAAAACAGATCATTGCCAATTACCTGGGAATGACGCCAGAGACATTTTCACGCACACTCAAGCAGATGCAAGCTATGGGAATCAATGTATCAGACGAAAAAATACGCATGAAGGACGCTTATTCCCTATGTCACTTCTGCGATTCTGATACCGCAGCAATGTGCCCCCGGCATGATAATGGGTGTGGGACATGCCCATTGAATTAA
- a CDS encoding nitrate/nitrite transporter has protein sequence MNFKTKQKCALSLTTLAFTACFAVWTIFAIIGVQIKQDMGLTDTQFSLLIGTPILTGSLVRLFLGIWADQYGGRPIFLSVMLSSAFFTWCLTYADTYEMLLLTALGVGLAGGSFVVGVAYLSKWYETERQGTALGVYGMGNIGAAVTKFIAPFVMVSYGWHMVAQAWAIALVVMAVLFWIFTRDEPQIEAQKAAHAAPKSMAESLKPLGKLQVWRFSLYYFFVFGGFVALALWLPRYYVGVYEMDIKAAGVLAALFSVAGSLFRAVGGYLSDKYGARAVMYWTFIVCALCCFLLSYPKTDYIVHGIDGNIAFSFGWGVVPFTMIIFVLGFFMSLGKAAIYKHIPVYYPDNVGPVAGIVGLIGGLGGFFLPLCFGLMNDYLNVWTSCFMLMFGLVSVAFLWMHISIRLMERKKFPEIVKPAYFTELEQQGPVLKVWKPEDEAFWKKEGYKIARKNLWLSVPALFLAFALWMVWSVVVVNLPKIGFDFTTEQLFWLTALPGLSGATLRIFYSFMVPIFGGRRWTAISTAALLIPTIGIGVVVQNPSTPYAVFLILALLCGLGGGNFASSMANIAFFFPKKEKGNALALNAGLGNLGVSAVQFLVPIVIVYNIFGGFAGGAQAAGDTQLWVQNAAFIWAPFILLSAILSWFFMNDIADVRASVASQLAIFERKHNWIMCVLYIGTFGSFIGFSAAFPLLSQSQFPEVNALQLAFMGPLVGALTRAGSGWIADKFGGGRVTIGVFVTMIAGTMGVLYFLSIKTEPGAFYGFFAMFLVLFAATGVGNASTFQMIPAIFWQDRKRALAGQPEEEVRKAAERESAAVIGFSSAIGAFGAFFIPKSYGTSIAATGGVEAALYIFIAFYAVCLFLTWFFYVRRSAVIKC, from the coding sequence ATGAATTTTAAAACCAAACAAAAATGCGCCCTTTCCCTGACCACACTGGCGTTTACAGCCTGTTTTGCTGTGTGGACAATTTTTGCCATTATCGGTGTGCAGATTAAGCAGGATATGGGGCTGACTGACACGCAGTTCAGCCTTCTGATCGGGACGCCGATCCTGACGGGGTCTTTGGTTCGCCTATTTTTGGGTATTTGGGCCGACCAATATGGGGGGCGCCCTATTTTTCTGTCCGTTATGTTATCGTCGGCATTTTTTACATGGTGTCTGACCTATGCCGACACATATGAAATGCTCTTGTTGACAGCATTAGGAGTTGGTTTAGCGGGCGGAAGTTTTGTTGTCGGTGTGGCCTATCTGTCGAAATGGTATGAAACAGAGCGTCAGGGGACCGCTCTTGGCGTTTATGGTATGGGAAACATCGGCGCGGCCGTTACGAAATTTATCGCGCCATTCGTGATGGTATCTTATGGATGGCATATGGTCGCTCAAGCTTGGGCTATTGCTCTGGTTGTGATGGCTGTTCTGTTCTGGATCTTCACAAGAGATGAACCCCAAATCGAAGCGCAGAAAGCGGCACACGCGGCACCAAAATCAATGGCTGAATCACTAAAGCCTTTGGGTAAATTGCAGGTTTGGCGTTTTTCTCTTTATTATTTTTTCGTTTTTGGTGGTTTTGTCGCGCTGGCTCTGTGGTTGCCGCGTTATTATGTTGGCGTTTATGAAATGGACATTAAGGCTGCTGGTGTCCTTGCTGCCCTGTTTTCTGTGGCCGGATCGCTGTTCCGTGCCGTTGGTGGCTATCTGTCTGATAAATACGGTGCTCGGGCGGTTATGTACTGGACATTTATTGTCTGTGCGTTGTGCTGCTTCCTGCTGTCTTATCCAAAAACAGACTACATCGTACACGGTATTGATGGAAATATAGCCTTCAGCTTTGGTTGGGGTGTTGTTCCTTTCACAATGATTATTTTTGTTCTTGGATTTTTTATGTCCTTGGGCAAAGCGGCGATATACAAACATATTCCTGTGTACTATCCCGACAATGTTGGGCCAGTTGCGGGGATTGTCGGCTTAATCGGTGGGTTGGGTGGTTTCTTCCTGCCGCTTTGCTTTGGGTTGATGAACGATTATCTCAATGTCTGGACCAGCTGTTTTATGTTGATGTTCGGGCTTGTATCCGTTGCCTTCCTATGGATGCATATCTCCATTCGCCTGATGGAGCGGAAAAAATTCCCTGAAATTGTTAAGCCAGCGTACTTTACAGAGTTGGAACAACAGGGGCCAGTTTTGAAAGTCTGGAAACCAGAGGACGAGGCTTTCTGGAAGAAGGAAGGCTATAAAATTGCACGTAAAAATCTTTGGCTTTCCGTGCCTGCGCTCTTTTTGGCGTTTGCGCTGTGGATGGTGTGGAGCGTTGTTGTTGTAAACCTGCCGAAGATTGGCTTTGATTTTACAACGGAGCAATTGTTCTGGCTGACTGCTTTGCCAGGACTATCTGGTGCGACATTGCGGATTTTTTATTCTTTCATGGTTCCGATTTTTGGCGGACGCAGATGGACTGCAATCAGCACGGCGGCGTTATTAATTCCGACCATCGGGATTGGGGTGGTCGTACAAAACCCGAGCACGCCTTATGCCGTATTTTTGATATTGGCCCTGCTCTGTGGTTTGGGCGGAGGGAATTTTGCATCAAGTATGGCGAATATTGCTTTTTTCTTCCCGAAAAAAGAAAAAGGTAATGCTCTGGCCTTGAATGCAGGCCTAGGAAATCTGGGCGTCAGCGCTGTTCAATTCTTGGTGCCAATTGTGATTGTTTATAACATTTTTGGTGGTTTTGCGGGCGGGGCGCAGGCCGCAGGCGATACCCAACTCTGGGTTCAGAATGCGGCCTTTATTTGGGCCCCGTTTATCCTATTGTCGGCAATTTTGTCGTGGTTTTTCATGAACGATATTGCTGATGTCCGGGCCTCTGTTGCGTCGCAACTGGCGATATTTGAGCGCAAGCACAATTGGATTATGTGTGTTTTGTATATTGGTACGTTTGGCTCGTTCATTGGGTTCTCTGCAGCTTTCCCGTTGTTGTCCCAATCTCAGTTCCCGGAGGTGAATGCATTGCAACTTGCATTTATGGGGCCACTGGTTGGGGCTTTGACACGCGCGGGTAGCGGGTGGATTGCAGATAAATTCGGTGGCGGTCGTGTCACAATTGGTGTTTTTGTTACCATGATTGCCGGAACGATGGGCGTTTTATATTTCCTGTCTATCAAGACAGAGCCCGGCGCGTTTTATGGTTTCTTTGCGATGTTTCTGGTTCTGTTTGCGGCAACCGGGGTGGGGAATGCATCAACGTTTCAGATGATTCCAGCCATTTTTTGGCAAGACCGGAAACGGGCCCTTGCTGGCCAGCCAGAGGAAGAGGTGCGTAAAGCGGCCGAGCGTGAGTCTGCCGCTGTCATTGGGTTCAGTTCTGCAATTGGTGCTTTCGGAGCGTTCTTTATACCGAAAAGTTATGGAACATCAATCGCTGCGACCGGAGGTGTTGAGGCCGCCTTATACATCTTCATCGCCTTCTACGCCGTGTGTTTGTTCCTGACATGGTTTTTCTACGTTCGCCGTTCAGCGGTGATTAAATGTTAA
- a CDS encoding nitrate reductase subunit alpha yields the protein MSYFIDRVSYFSQKRETFSNGHGVTTDENRGWEKGYRDRWAHDKIVRSTHGVNCTGSCSWKIYVKNGLITWETQQTDYPRTRPDLPNHEPRGCARGASYSWYIYSANRLKYPMVRKRLLDIWRKTKQQVGGDPVKAWAAIQADPELRASYQRVRGRGGFVRAGWDEANEIVAASNIHTIKMHGPDRIIGFSPIPAMSMISYAAGSRYMSLLGGVCMSFYDWYCDLPPSSPQTWGEQTDVPESADWYNAGFIMLWGSNVPQTRTPDAHFMTEARYKGTQVVTVTPDYSEASKFGDIWLNPRQGTDAAMGMAMGHVILKEFHLEHPSEYFDDYCRAYSDMPFLVKLEQRDGRLVPGRMVRASDFEGCLDEANNPEWKTVCFDEDTGNITVPTGSIGFRWGEEGKWNIVPTDSKTNKAIRPRKTLLGVHDDIKQVSFPYFGGQAHEHDYFQTNQNEDILERNIPVRMLDLNGVKTPVACVFDLLCAQYGIHRDGLGGDNVAANYGDNVPYTPKWQESITGVPADQVIQVARAFAQNAHVTKGKSMIIIGAAMNHWYHMDMNYRACINMLVFCGCVGQSGGGWSHYVGQEKLRPQTGWAPLAFGLDWTRPPRQQNSTSFFYAHTDQWRYETLQLDEILSPLADKSRWSGSLIDCNIRSERMGWLPSAPQLEENPIDLVKKAEADGRDPVDYVVDRLTRGDLRMSCEDPDNPVNWPRNMFVWRSNILGSSGKGHEYFLKHFLGTQHGVQGKDLGDEGKGRSSEVVWHEQAPEGKLDLVVTLDFRMSTTCVYSDIVLPTASWYEKNDLNTSDMHPFIHPLSKAIDPVWQSRSDWEIYKGFAKKFSELCVGHLGIEKEIVLNPIQHDTAGELAQPDVKEWRKGECPLIPGKTGPSMKVVERDYPAIFERFTSLGPLMEKLGNGGKGIGWNTDHEIDFLKKLNGEKNGLAKIETDIDACETVLSLAPETNGEVAVKAWAALGKATGRDHTHLALPKEEEKIRFRDIQAQPRKIISSPTWSGIESEHVCYNAGYTNVHEFIPWRTLTGRQQLYQDHPWMVDFGEAMVSYRPPINTRTVKSMLDKHGEESPTILLNFITPHQKWGIHSTYTDNLHMLTLSRGGPIVWVSEVDARKINVKDNDWLEVFNANGAIVARAVVSQRVNEGMLLMYHAQEKLVHTPGSKITNARGGIHNSVTRATLKPTHMIGGYAQLSYGFNYYGTVGSNRDEFVIVRRMDSVDWMDEPAKMEAAE from the coding sequence ATGAGCTATTTTATTGATCGGGTTAGCTATTTTTCGCAAAAGCGCGAAACTTTCTCCAACGGGCATGGTGTAACAACCGATGAAAACCGTGGTTGGGAGAAGGGCTATCGTGATCGCTGGGCCCATGACAAAATTGTTCGGTCAACACATGGCGTGAACTGCACGGGTTCCTGTTCGTGGAAAATCTATGTCAAAAATGGCCTGATTACTTGGGAAACGCAGCAAACCGACTATCCTCGCACGCGCCCGGACTTGCCGAACCACGAACCGCGCGGATGTGCGCGCGGGGCCAGCTATAGCTGGTATATCTATTCCGCCAATCGGCTGAAATACCCGATGGTGCGCAAGCGTCTTCTGGATATATGGCGTAAAACAAAACAGCAAGTCGGCGGCGATCCCGTCAAGGCATGGGCGGCAATTCAAGCTGATCCGGAATTGCGGGCCTCTTATCAGCGTGTGCGCGGTCGCGGCGGATTTGTGCGGGCAGGGTGGGATGAGGCGAATGAGATTGTTGCCGCATCTAATATTCATACCATTAAAATGCATGGGCCGGATCGCATTATCGGGTTCTCTCCGATTCCAGCCATGTCGATGATCTCTTATGCAGCCGGGTCGCGTTATATGTCGCTTCTGGGTGGCGTATGTATGAGCTTTTATGACTGGTATTGCGATTTACCACCATCCAGTCCTCAGACATGGGGTGAGCAGACCGATGTGCCGGAAAGCGCGGATTGGTATAATGCTGGATTTATTATGTTGTGGGGGTCAAACGTACCCCAGACCAGGACGCCAGATGCGCATTTTATGACCGAAGCCCGGTATAAGGGGACGCAGGTTGTAACAGTTACGCCTGATTATTCCGAAGCGTCAAAGTTCGGTGATATCTGGCTGAACCCACGCCAGGGCACCGATGCCGCGATGGGTATGGCTATGGGGCATGTGATCCTGAAAGAATTCCATTTGGAACATCCATCGGAATATTTCGACGACTATTGTCGCGCTTACTCCGATATGCCGTTTCTTGTTAAATTAGAACAACGTGATGGTCGTTTGGTTCCTGGGCGTATGGTAAGAGCTTCGGATTTTGAAGGTTGCCTGGATGAAGCAAATAATCCGGAATGGAAGACGGTATGCTTTGATGAAGATACAGGAAATATAACGGTTCCGACGGGTTCAATCGGATTCCGTTGGGGTGAAGAGGGTAAATGGAATATCGTTCCAACGGATTCAAAAACCAATAAAGCCATTCGGCCGCGAAAAACATTGCTTGGCGTTCATGACGATATCAAGCAAGTTTCCTTTCCGTATTTTGGCGGCCAGGCGCATGAGCATGATTATTTTCAAACTAATCAGAATGAAGATATTCTCGAGCGAAATATTCCGGTGCGTATGCTGGACTTGAACGGTGTAAAAACACCGGTTGCTTGCGTTTTTGATTTGCTGTGCGCGCAATATGGCATTCATCGTGATGGACTCGGCGGTGATAATGTCGCCGCAAATTATGGCGATAACGTCCCATATACGCCGAAATGGCAGGAGAGCATAACAGGCGTTCCCGCAGATCAGGTGATCCAAGTGGCGCGTGCCTTTGCCCAGAACGCCCATGTGACCAAAGGCAAATCGATGATTATCATCGGTGCGGCGATGAACCACTGGTATCACATGGATATGAATTATCGCGCATGTATTAACATGCTGGTGTTCTGTGGTTGTGTGGGACAATCCGGTGGCGGATGGTCGCACTATGTAGGGCAAGAAAAGTTACGTCCGCAAACGGGATGGGCTCCATTGGCTTTTGGGCTTGATTGGACGCGCCCGCCACGCCAGCAAAATTCAACGTCATTTTTCTATGCGCATACTGATCAATGGCGTTATGAAACTTTACAGTTGGATGAAATTTTATCCCCGCTGGCGGATAAGTCGCGTTGGTCTGGCTCCTTAATTGATTGCAATATACGATCAGAACGAATGGGCTGGTTGCCATCCGCTCCGCAGCTTGAAGAAAATCCGATTGATCTGGTGAAAAAAGCCGAAGCTGATGGACGAGATCCGGTCGATTATGTTGTAGACCGTCTGACGCGCGGCGATTTGCGGATGTCGTGTGAAGATCCTGATAATCCTGTGAACTGGCCGCGCAATATGTTTGTTTGGCGTTCAAATATTTTGGGATCAAGTGGAAAGGGTCATGAATATTTCCTGAAACACTTCTTGGGGACGCAGCATGGCGTGCAAGGAAAAGATTTGGGTGATGAAGGGAAGGGTAGGTCCAGCGAAGTTGTTTGGCACGAGCAAGCGCCGGAAGGAAAACTTGATCTGGTCGTTACTCTGGATTTCAGAATGTCAACGACGTGCGTTTACTCTGATATTGTTCTGCCAACAGCAAGTTGGTATGAGAAGAATGACCTGAATACATCGGACATGCATCCGTTTATTCACCCATTGTCGAAGGCGATCGACCCGGTTTGGCAAAGCCGATCTGATTGGGAGATTTACAAAGGGTTTGCTAAAAAATTCTCAGAACTCTGCGTCGGTCATCTCGGGATCGAAAAGGAAATCGTTCTCAACCCTATCCAGCACGATACGGCGGGTGAGTTGGCGCAGCCAGATGTAAAAGAGTGGCGCAAGGGCGAGTGCCCGCTGATTCCTGGAAAGACGGGACCTTCAATGAAGGTCGTTGAGCGCGACTACCCCGCTATATTTGAGCGCTTTACAAGCCTGGGGCCATTGATGGAAAAGCTGGGCAATGGTGGAAAAGGAATCGGTTGGAATACTGACCATGAAATCGACTTTCTAAAAAAACTGAATGGCGAAAAGAACGGTTTAGCAAAAATCGAAACTGATATTGATGCTTGCGAAACAGTTTTGTCCTTGGCTCCCGAGACAAACGGCGAAGTCGCTGTAAAGGCGTGGGCTGCTTTGGGTAAGGCAACCGGGCGTGATCACACGCATCTTGCGCTCCCCAAAGAAGAGGAAAAAATTCGTTTCCGGGATATTCAGGCCCAGCCACGAAAAATTATCAGCTCTCCAACATGGAGTGGTATTGAGTCCGAACATGTGTGCTATAACGCTGGTTATACAAACGTTCACGAATTTATCCCGTGGCGTACGCTAACCGGACGTCAGCAATTGTATCAGGACCACCCGTGGATGGTTGATTTTGGTGAGGCTATGGTTTCATACCGTCCGCCTATCAACACACGTACGGTGAAATCAATGCTGGATAAGCATGGTGAAGAATCACCGACCATCCTCCTTAATTTCATTACGCCGCACCAAAAATGGGGTATTCACTCAACTTACACAGATAACTTGCACATGCTGACGTTGTCACGCGGTGGCCCTATCGTCTGGGTAAGTGAAGTGGATGCAAGAAAAATCAACGTGAAAGACAATGATTGGCTCGAGGTTTTCAATGCTAACGGTGCTATCGTTGCAAGGGCGGTTGTATCCCAACGCGTAAACGAAGGCATGTTGCTGATGTACCATGCGCAAGAGAAGCTGGTTCATACGCCCGGAAGCAAAATTACCAACGCTCGCGGGGGAATTCACAATTCTGTTACGCGTGCGACATTAAAACCAACGCATATGATTGGTGGTTATGCTCAACTGTCATATGGGTTTAATTACTATGGAACCGTTGGGTCAAACCGCGATGAATTCGTTATTGTTCGTCGGATGGATTCGGTTGACTGGATGGACGAGCCCGCGAAAATGGAGGCGGCCGAATAA